Proteins from a genomic interval of Rubinisphaera italica:
- the cas7g gene encoding type I-G CRISPR-associated RAMP protein Csb1/Cas7g: MSLDFSTLDQHPRILMQVALQPVQGSRFQPTGFPDLGPATFKGFNKEGNSVDCLLVESAQSMANRLEAVCWEEGEGCIVKALDGLPFIEVSEGGKVITNSLLESHRLNSPYILESKDRTFFDQLKEELGGLEVGRVDLRQLATILIKYDPNSLIHGIFLAKKELAGGRLRLPRILSSFIEAQKVEVVASGGVKNDSHDPQGDTKKGFGNVPFHREEYASPSITAYFNLDLAQLRGYGLDEDTNTLLIALSLYKIRKFLREGLRLRTACDLEPIEDLIVKRPQEFTVPTLEELEAELPGLIEAASQHFADPRVTQVQYKK, encoded by the coding sequence ATGTCACTCGATTTTTCCACACTCGATCAACACCCCCGCATTTTGATGCAGGTTGCTCTCCAACCCGTACAGGGGTCCCGCTTTCAACCGACAGGCTTCCCCGACTTGGGGCCGGCCACTTTCAAGGGTTTCAATAAAGAAGGAAACTCTGTCGATTGCCTATTGGTCGAGTCTGCTCAGTCCATGGCCAATCGACTCGAAGCCGTTTGCTGGGAAGAAGGTGAGGGTTGTATTGTTAAGGCTCTTGATGGTCTCCCATTTATCGAAGTTTCTGAGGGGGGGAAGGTCATTACCAATTCCCTGCTGGAATCACATCGTTTGAACAGTCCTTACATTCTGGAAAGTAAGGATCGAACATTTTTTGATCAACTCAAAGAAGAGTTGGGAGGTTTGGAAGTCGGGCGAGTCGACCTGCGTCAACTCGCAACAATTCTCATCAAATATGATCCGAATTCATTGATTCATGGAATCTTTCTGGCCAAAAAAGAACTGGCCGGTGGACGACTGCGATTGCCTCGTATTCTCTCTTCATTCATCGAAGCCCAGAAGGTGGAAGTCGTTGCCAGTGGTGGGGTGAAAAACGATAGCCACGATCCGCAGGGAGATACGAAAAAGGGATTCGGCAATGTCCCATTCCATCGTGAAGAATACGCTTCCCCCAGCATCACCGCCTATTTCAATCTCGACCTCGCTCAGCTTCGAGGCTACGGACTTGATGAGGATACAAATACGCTCCTCATTGCACTCTCGCTCTACAAAATTCGTAAGTTCCTGCGTGAGGGACTCCGCCTGCGAACCGCGTGTGATCTGGAGCCAATTGAGGATCTCATCGTAAAACGACCTCAGGAGTTCACCGTTCCCACATTGGAGGAACTGGAAGCAGAGCTTCCCGGTTTGATCGAAGCTGCCTCTCAACATTTCGCCGATCCTCGTGTGACTCAAGTCCAGTACAAGAAGTAA
- the csb2 gene encoding type I-G CRISPR-associated protein Csb2, translating to MLTIELKFLTGKWHATPWGRQVNEGAVEWPPAPWRILRTLLAVWHHKHPEVSEAEMRDLIDTLASELPVYHLPTHAEGHTRHYMKGHPKIDKKNPEKSFPGGKPDKVFDTFLTISPQETLQIHWSEITLSDTQSELLDQLLKSISYFGRAESWIDARLGSWKSNANASPLNGSPAEDHQEIVRLLAPGELDQYANWREEMVTDSRNRKLADKKSIALAKGKPIDKIKLSKNEIEKIETSIPEDFFAALHMETSELRQAGWNRLPASQWVTYVREKQIPSITKSAVRKKNELPTVARYAIAGAVLPKLTDAIFLSERVRTSLISISDGSPLFIGRESKEKPSQPAHGHMHAHFFCESNNNLQGRITHISIFAPQGFDNAAEEALSKFNKTWGSGGHDLQFVLIGIGHPSDFGGSNEKKGEAPIFAQSKIWVSRTPFVPADRLRRQYRLEDPLEKSRCEKDLARIIRKELERRNWLDQHYTTLDSITLMDTKTKLGGHETSWLNFRRERTKGGGTKGNTSGFGIKLKFSQQVEGPIALGYASHFGLGLFVPG from the coding sequence ATGCTCACGATTGAACTGAAATTTTTAACGGGCAAGTGGCACGCCACCCCTTGGGGACGGCAGGTGAACGAAGGGGCGGTCGAATGGCCTCCCGCTCCCTGGCGAATCCTGCGGACCTTATTGGCCGTCTGGCATCATAAGCATCCGGAAGTGTCCGAAGCGGAGATGCGGGATTTGATTGACACGCTCGCCAGCGAACTACCTGTCTATCATCTCCCCACTCATGCCGAAGGACACACGCGTCACTACATGAAAGGTCATCCTAAAATAGATAAGAAGAATCCAGAAAAAAGTTTCCCCGGTGGAAAGCCAGATAAAGTATTCGATACGTTTCTGACAATCTCTCCCCAGGAAACTCTGCAGATTCATTGGTCCGAAATCACATTGTCAGATACTCAATCGGAACTTCTTGATCAACTTCTCAAATCCATTTCCTATTTCGGGCGTGCAGAATCCTGGATCGATGCCCGTCTGGGGTCATGGAAAAGCAATGCGAATGCATCTCCGCTCAATGGATCACCAGCAGAAGACCATCAGGAAATAGTACGACTCCTCGCTCCGGGAGAATTGGACCAATATGCCAACTGGCGTGAGGAAATGGTCACAGATTCGCGAAACCGTAAACTTGCCGATAAGAAATCCATCGCTCTCGCAAAGGGAAAGCCCATCGATAAAATCAAACTCTCGAAAAATGAGATTGAAAAAATCGAGACAAGCATTCCGGAAGATTTCTTCGCGGCTCTTCACATGGAAACCAGCGAACTGCGTCAGGCAGGCTGGAATCGCCTTCCTGCCAGCCAATGGGTGACCTATGTGCGTGAGAAGCAGATTCCAAGTATCACCAAGTCAGCAGTTCGAAAAAAGAATGAGTTGCCAACCGTCGCACGATATGCGATTGCCGGAGCCGTCCTACCCAAGTTGACTGACGCCATTTTTCTTTCGGAACGTGTGAGAACTTCACTTATCAGTATTTCCGATGGAAGTCCACTATTCATAGGCCGAGAGAGCAAGGAGAAACCTAGCCAGCCAGCTCATGGACATATGCATGCTCACTTTTTCTGCGAGTCCAACAACAATCTCCAAGGGCGGATCACTCATATCAGCATTTTTGCTCCACAAGGATTTGACAATGCAGCGGAAGAGGCTTTGAGTAAATTCAATAAAACCTGGGGAAGTGGCGGTCACGATTTGCAATTCGTGCTAATCGGAATCGGGCATCCCTCAGATTTCGGCGGCTCAAATGAAAAGAAAGGAGAAGCTCCGATTTTTGCCCAATCGAAAATCTGGGTTTCGCGAACTCCTTTTGTCCCAGCCGATCGACTACGCCGCCAATATCGACTTGAAGATCCTTTGGAAAAATCAAGATGCGAAAAAGATCTCGCACGAATAATTCGTAAAGAACTCGAGCGTCGTAACTGGCTGGACCAGCATTACACGACTCTGGATTCCATCACCTTAATGGATACGAAAACGAAACTCGGGGGACATGAAACCTCCTGGCTCAATTTCCGACGGGAACGAACTAAAGGGGGTGGAACAAAAGGCAATACATCAGGTTTCGGCATCAAATTAAAATTTAGCCAACAAGTCGAAGGCCCTATCGCACTCGGTTATGCATCGCACTTTGGTCTGGGACTCTTTGTTCCAGGTTAG
- the cas4g/cas1g gene encoding CRISPR-associated endonuclease Cas4g/Cas1g, with the protein MISRAEPTPPENGTSSSPNANSPLAANVGIDGLIPVRMLNEYSYCPRLAYLEFVQGEWAENLETLEGTFGHRNVDKPDRKQIPARSKSNSKAAKSEETEEEGPTSIHARSLTLSSEQEGLIAKLDLLEIEGETITPVDYKRGKVPDLPEGAYEPERVQICAQGLILRDNGYHCTEGVIYYIASKRRVVIPFDDELIARTRELVRLFRETAISEICPPPLEDSPKCNRCSLVGICLPDETNLLIDQQQLTHERSQLPVKPDGLRKLLPARQNALPLYVQHQGAFVGKSGDRITIKLKGEELSSVRLLDISQVCVFGNVMFSAQAIQQLTNRGISICHLTYGGWFHSMTSGLLHKNIELRIRQYQTAAQANEALQISRQFIAGKIKNCRTLLRRHLSEKEHPVLRQLNEYHRRALRAESAETLLGLEGMAAKEYFAAFFTLLPDQPEFDVDGRNRRPPRDPVNAVLSFLYSLLTKELTVALQSTGFDPMLGFLHRPRYGRPSLALDLAEEFRPLIADSVALTVFNNQEVSPDSFLHKAGAVTMTDAGRKSVIAAYERRLDTEITHPIFGYKVSYRRILEVQSRLLARHLLGELAEYPSFLTR; encoded by the coding sequence ATGATCTCTCGCGCCGAACCAACGCCCCCGGAAAACGGGACGTCTTCCTCACCGAATGCAAACTCTCCCCTCGCTGCCAACGTCGGCATTGATGGGCTGATCCCCGTGCGAATGCTCAACGAATACAGCTATTGCCCGCGACTGGCCTATCTCGAATTCGTTCAGGGAGAATGGGCAGAAAACCTCGAAACCCTGGAAGGGACTTTCGGGCATCGCAATGTCGATAAACCTGATCGCAAGCAGATTCCCGCTCGATCAAAATCCAATAGCAAGGCTGCAAAATCGGAAGAGACTGAAGAGGAAGGCCCCACATCCATCCACGCCCGATCCCTCACGCTCTCCTCCGAACAGGAAGGTTTGATTGCCAAACTCGATCTGCTCGAAATCGAAGGCGAGACGATCACTCCAGTGGACTACAAACGGGGTAAGGTCCCCGACTTACCGGAAGGAGCCTACGAACCCGAACGCGTGCAGATTTGTGCTCAAGGTCTGATTCTTCGCGACAATGGCTATCATTGTACAGAGGGCGTGATTTACTACATCGCCTCCAAACGACGGGTTGTCATCCCCTTTGACGATGAATTGATTGCACGCACGCGAGAACTCGTCCGGTTGTTCCGGGAGACTGCGATTTCAGAAATCTGTCCGCCGCCGCTGGAAGATAGCCCCAAATGCAATCGCTGCTCACTCGTGGGCATCTGTCTGCCCGATGAAACGAATCTGCTCATCGATCAACAACAGTTGACCCATGAGCGATCGCAACTACCAGTCAAACCCGATGGCCTCCGCAAACTGCTTCCCGCCCGGCAAAATGCCCTGCCTCTCTATGTGCAGCATCAGGGAGCTTTTGTTGGTAAATCAGGAGACCGCATCACCATCAAACTCAAAGGGGAAGAACTTAGCAGTGTCCGCTTGCTCGATATCTCGCAGGTGTGCGTCTTCGGCAATGTGATGTTCTCGGCTCAGGCGATCCAGCAATTGACGAATCGGGGCATCTCCATCTGCCACCTCACTTATGGAGGCTGGTTCCACAGTATGACCTCTGGCCTGCTGCATAAGAATATTGAACTGAGAATCCGACAATATCAGACGGCAGCTCAGGCGAACGAAGCCTTGCAGATCTCCCGTCAATTCATCGCCGGAAAAATCAAGAATTGCCGAACTCTTTTGCGACGCCACCTCTCCGAGAAAGAGCATCCCGTATTGAGGCAATTGAACGAATATCATCGCCGTGCCTTGCGCGCCGAGTCCGCCGAAACGCTACTCGGTCTTGAAGGGATGGCCGCCAAAGAGTACTTCGCGGCTTTCTTTACACTTCTGCCCGATCAACCCGAGTTCGATGTCGATGGCCGCAATCGCCGGCCACCTCGCGATCCCGTCAATGCCGTCCTCTCATTTTTATATAGCCTGCTGACCAAAGAATTAACGGTCGCCCTGCAGTCGACCGGCTTCGATCCCATGCTCGGCTTCCTGCATCGTCCCCGTTATGGACGACCTTCGTTAGCGTTGGATCTGGCTGAGGAATTTCGTCCTCTCATTGCCGATTCGGTCGCCTTGACGGTGTTCAATAATCAGGAAGTCAGTCCTGATTCGTTCCTGCACAAAGCCGGGGCGGTCACGATGACCGATGCCGGTCGCAAAAGTGTGATTGCCGCCTATGAACGTCGTCTCGATACGGAAATCACGCATCCGATTTTCGGCTACAAAGTCAGCTATCGACGCATCCTGGAAGTCCAGTCTCGCTTACTCGCCCGGCACCTGCTCGGCGAATTGGCAGAATATCCCAGTTTCTTAACCCGTTAA
- the cas2 gene encoding CRISPR-associated endonuclease Cas2, which yields MRTVYLISYDITCPKRYRQIYKSMKGHGEPMQYSVFRCELSDMELQQLKDALWPVLNLDEDRVMIVDLGPIEGRGDDCIEFWGEPIVAVQPRTATII from the coding sequence ATGCGGACCGTCTATCTCATTTCTTACGACATCACCTGCCCGAAGCGATACCGACAAATCTACAAATCGATGAAGGGGCACGGCGAGCCGATGCAGTATTCGGTCTTCCGCTGCGAACTGAGCGACATGGAATTACAGCAACTCAAAGATGCCCTCTGGCCGGTCTTGAACCTGGACGAAGATCGTGTCATGATAGTCGACCTCGGCCCGATCGAAGGCCGAGGAGACGATTGCATCGAATTCTGGGGCGAACCAATCGTCGCCGTTCAACCAAGAACAGCGACAATTATTTGA
- a CDS encoding recombinase family protein, with amino-acid sequence MLHTRQLQPNCLKPNGLGKSGYCWSVPVVAGCGGSKQGQIRDKFDFASLGPGDSNSPGSLSYLVLLGVLTMLSAAKAFSPNDIDDCEITQSETSAQIEALWREYSQQFSGVTRSVPAAIYARYSSRYQNSIIDQVRTCLEFASKNDIYVPLEHIYYDVAKTGRHGKRAGLQQMKDCLLSKQVETLLVFATNRLYRKSSECMNFVEKAVKHKKRRVVFVMNGIDSKTDSKWKRFLLFLSVFDEFASEMYVDHIRASHMGKFDRRQVTGTLAYGYRGKRISDIANQKGKFDQEIIIDEPEARWVSKIFEWFVVLKLSINTIIQRLNDSPDVPESRKGQGAWTRQAVTRLLKNRRYLGDWAYGVTESMLMSEEGYVRQCERDEPLRCQHFEELRIVSDELFQKAQVRLLELKQRYQKRKNRIGAIDRPAQILNGLFFCSDHDRSLIVGGSKSQYLICPRCQLKSREHRSLHSYLRRDLALELLCEKLAGLIQEDEQLVARIVAVCQRSVEHYRNLDDSDIENLKLRKKQLTRALNLLLHEEPTSESQALDLERIRREKRETLTDVEKQLAAADDQNISILSIPSEDDIHKYLKQIEVTLLNVAKFGPPAEVDALRELLFQLTSGRIEVFQRGGRSKKEGWLEGRFTSSLENCASRELFGRYGNNPERTTLAVEFRKPSDVDPRVELAWSMHQQGMLGKQISEELKCCKATVSNLLKMAADNAGETLEDGRTRRASLTNKQSKVPAYQKIADEVAEDFKQGVSLARIAEKFDCSSPTVKKAIDFWFQSSDLPVPTTADHRKQMKQKAFEWDQSGMPLKTIAEKCDVSDVQIRAWLNEVYTERGVKAPDRRKTLHLNNSGQSQ; translated from the coding sequence GTGCTTCATACACGGCAATTACAACCCAACTGTTTGAAGCCCAACGGATTAGGTAAATCCGGATACTGCTGGTCAGTTCCGGTCGTTGCTGGTTGTGGAGGTAGCAAACAGGGACAAATCCGGGACAAGTTTGATTTTGCGAGCCTCGGGCCGGGAGATTCTAATTCACCCGGTTCTTTAAGTTACTTAGTGCTTCTGGGTGTGCTGACGATGTTGTCAGCCGCCAAAGCGTTCTCACCAAATGATATCGATGATTGCGAGATTACTCAATCAGAGACTTCCGCTCAAATCGAAGCTCTCTGGCGGGAATACTCGCAGCAGTTCTCAGGCGTAACCCGTTCAGTGCCAGCGGCTATTTATGCCAGGTATAGTTCTCGGTATCAGAACAGCATTATTGATCAGGTGAGAACTTGCTTGGAATTCGCCTCAAAGAATGACATTTATGTACCGCTGGAACACATTTATTACGATGTGGCAAAAACGGGACGCCATGGAAAAAGAGCTGGTTTACAACAGATGAAAGATTGTCTCTTGAGTAAACAGGTTGAGACTCTGCTGGTCTTTGCGACAAATCGATTATATCGCAAGTCAAGCGAATGTATGAATTTTGTTGAAAAGGCCGTTAAACATAAAAAACGGCGGGTCGTGTTTGTCATGAATGGCATCGACTCGAAAACAGATTCGAAGTGGAAGCGTTTCCTGCTGTTCCTGTCAGTCTTTGATGAGTTCGCCTCGGAAATGTATGTGGATCATATCCGTGCCTCTCATATGGGCAAATTTGACCGTCGACAAGTCACTGGGACTTTGGCCTACGGGTACCGTGGGAAACGGATTTCTGATATTGCCAATCAAAAGGGAAAATTTGACCAGGAAATCATCATTGATGAGCCGGAGGCGCGCTGGGTCTCCAAGATTTTTGAGTGGTTTGTCGTTTTGAAGCTATCGATCAACACGATCATTCAACGATTAAATGACAGCCCGGACGTTCCCGAATCGCGTAAAGGCCAAGGGGCGTGGACGCGACAGGCCGTAACCAGGCTACTTAAAAATAGACGCTATTTGGGTGACTGGGCCTATGGCGTCACAGAATCAATGTTGATGTCTGAAGAGGGATACGTTCGACAGTGTGAACGAGATGAACCCTTAAGATGCCAGCATTTCGAAGAGTTACGCATCGTCTCAGATGAGCTATTCCAGAAGGCTCAGGTTCGATTGCTGGAATTGAAGCAAAGATATCAGAAGCGAAAGAATCGGATTGGTGCTATTGATCGCCCTGCTCAGATTCTCAATGGTCTATTCTTCTGTTCAGACCATGACCGCAGCCTCATCGTCGGTGGTAGCAAGTCTCAATATCTGATCTGTCCAAGATGCCAACTGAAGTCGAGAGAACATCGCTCGTTGCATTCGTATCTCAGGCGCGATCTCGCCCTCGAGTTACTATGTGAAAAACTGGCAGGTTTGATTCAGGAGGATGAGCAACTTGTGGCACGGATTGTCGCAGTTTGTCAGAGATCTGTTGAGCATTATCGAAATCTCGATGATTCAGATATTGAGAATTTGAAGCTGCGAAAAAAACAGCTTACTAGAGCACTCAACCTGCTACTGCATGAAGAACCTACGTCTGAATCTCAGGCACTCGATCTCGAACGAATTCGTAGAGAAAAGCGGGAGACATTAACAGACGTCGAAAAGCAGTTAGCAGCTGCAGATGATCAAAATATTTCAATCCTTTCCATTCCATCCGAGGATGATATTCACAAGTATCTGAAACAAATCGAAGTCACATTATTGAATGTCGCTAAGTTTGGACCTCCGGCGGAAGTTGATGCATTACGCGAGCTTCTCTTTCAACTCACTAGCGGTCGGATCGAAGTCTTCCAGAGAGGGGGACGAAGCAAAAAAGAAGGCTGGCTGGAGGGTCGGTTCACTTCGTCTTTAGAGAATTGTGCCAGCAGAGAACTTTTTGGAAGATATGGGAACAACCCTGAGAGAACTACCCTGGCGGTAGAATTTCGGAAACCGTCCGATGTCGATCCTCGCGTAGAACTCGCCTGGTCAATGCACCAGCAGGGAATGCTTGGAAAGCAAATTTCAGAAGAGCTGAAATGTTGTAAAGCGACAGTCTCCAATCTCCTGAAAATGGCAGCGGATAATGCTGGCGAAACTCTCGAAGATGGACGTACCCGCAGAGCCTCCCTCACGAATAAACAAAGTAAAGTCCCGGCTTATCAAAAGATCGCCGATGAGGTCGCCGAGGATTTCAAGCAGGGAGTGTCGCTTGCCAGAATCGCCGAAAAGTTTGACTGCAGTTCACCGACTGTGAAAAAGGCAATTGATTTCTGGTTTCAATCCAGTGATCTCCCTGTTCCAACGACTGCTGATCATCGAAAGCAAATGAAACAGAAAGCATTTGAATGGGATCAGTCCGGTATGCCACTGAAAACCATTGCTGAGAAATGCGATGTGTCTGATGTTCAGATTCGTGCGTGGTTGAATGAAGTTTATACTGAGAGGGGAGTTAAAGCCCCAGACCGCCGAAAAACACTCCATCTCAATAATTCAGGACAGTCCCAGTAA
- a CDS encoding REP-associated tyrosine transposase → MSDNRQQYQDQLYCHFVTFSCHRRRNLLQPDSPKRILLGKLNEQLSRQSAICVGFVVMPDHMHLLVWFPETGQLSRFMQTWKRLSSHAIRKWWEENRQNYSMNVDLSEGIWTPKYFSFEISEQQKLTEKLNYLHLNPVRAGLAERAVDWKWSSARWYEQHRSVGVPIKWIE, encoded by the coding sequence ATGTCAGATAACAGGCAACAATACCAGGATCAGCTTTACTGTCACTTTGTCACATTTTCGTGTCATCGTCGCCGCAACTTGCTTCAGCCTGACTCGCCAAAACGGATCTTACTGGGAAAACTCAACGAACAGTTAAGCAGACAGTCGGCGATTTGTGTTGGATTTGTAGTGATGCCGGATCATATGCATCTGCTCGTCTGGTTTCCTGAGACGGGTCAGTTAAGTCGTTTTATGCAAACATGGAAACGGCTTTCCAGTCATGCGATTCGCAAATGGTGGGAAGAAAATCGTCAGAACTATTCGATGAACGTCGACCTGAGTGAAGGCATCTGGACACCAAAATACTTTTCTTTTGAGATTTCAGAGCAGCAAAAGCTGACGGAGAAACTGAACTATCTTCATCTCAATCCTGTGAGGGCAGGACTTGCCGAAAGGGCTGTCGACTGGAAATGGAGCTCCGCCCGCTGGTATGAACAACACAGATCAGTCGGCGTTCCCATTAAATGGATCGAGTAA
- a CDS encoding PDZ domain-containing protein translates to MSRITLTLIALAAFTTFSTTAQAGGCSKGGYKKSYSGHYGGGNYGYKKTYHRNHYVKPIVKEVIVEKPVCPAPLPSLGFFGVMCPEGMLIKEIQPNSEACRLGLAPGDVIKMFDDIRIICEDDWIHALKCSGKVACLKVIPCGEHKILEFHAQLAPGLAY, encoded by the coding sequence ATGTCACGCATTACTCTCACACTGATCGCTCTGGCTGCTTTCACCACATTCAGCACAACTGCACAAGCAGGTGGCTGTTCAAAAGGTGGATACAAAAAAAGTTACAGCGGCCATTACGGTGGTGGAAATTATGGTTACAAGAAAACTTACCACCGCAATCACTATGTTAAACCGATTGTCAAAGAAGTCATTGTTGAAAAACCTGTCTGTCCTGCTCCACTGCCCTCACTCGGTTTCTTTGGTGTGATGTGTCCTGAAGGGATGCTCATCAAAGAAATTCAGCCGAACAGTGAAGCTTGCCGATTGGGGCTGGCTCCCGGCGATGTGATCAAAATGTTCGATGACATCCGCATCATCTGCGAAGATGACTGGATTCACGCCCTCAAATGCTCAGGCAAAGTCGCATGCTTGAAAGTGATCCCTTGCGGCGAACACAAAATCCTGGAGTTCCACGCCCAACTGGCACCGGGATTGGCATATTAA
- a CDS encoding mechanosensitive ion channel family protein, whose product MQGHLLTLAFQAVPTPVPTSEGGPTELSINQAAVWVLQLKEYALEYGPAILLNILAAVAMFIVGRMVASWLTALSASTMRRGRVDSTLVNFAKSIIYWALMLFVIMAVLDRLGVDTTSFAAVVAAAGLAVGLALQDSLSNFASGVMLILFHPFRVGNYIEAGGTAGIVEEIQIFNTVMRTGDNKRIIVPNSSITSGIITNYAAHELRRIDLVIMCGYGDNLREVKEFLEEVLAAEPRILDEPAPLVAVDQLADNGVNLIVRPWVKTAEYWDVRWSLTEEIKNGFDDRGFTIPYPTRDINIVKQPA is encoded by the coding sequence ATGCAGGGACATTTATTGACGCTGGCCTTTCAAGCAGTACCAACACCGGTTCCCACTTCAGAGGGCGGACCAACAGAACTTTCGATCAATCAGGCAGCCGTTTGGGTGCTCCAGCTCAAAGAATATGCTCTTGAATATGGCCCTGCAATTTTACTGAATATCCTTGCGGCCGTTGCGATGTTTATCGTCGGTCGCATGGTTGCCAGCTGGTTGACAGCACTTTCAGCCAGCACGATGCGCCGCGGACGTGTCGACTCAACGCTCGTGAATTTCGCGAAGAGTATTATCTACTGGGCGTTGATGCTCTTCGTCATCATGGCGGTGCTCGATCGGCTCGGTGTCGATACCACCTCCTTCGCGGCAGTCGTCGCTGCTGCTGGTCTGGCGGTTGGTCTGGCATTGCAGGATTCGCTTTCCAACTTCGCCTCCGGCGTCATGTTGATTCTGTTTCACCCGTTCCGCGTCGGCAATTACATTGAAGCCGGTGGGACAGCTGGCATCGTTGAAGAGATTCAAATCTTCAACACCGTCATGCGAACCGGCGACAACAAGCGGATTATCGTTCCCAATAGTTCGATCACGAGCGGCATCATTACCAACTACGCGGCTCATGAACTTCGCCGCATCGATCTGGTTATCATGTGTGGATACGGAGACAACCTGCGGGAAGTGAAAGAGTTTCTCGAAGAAGTCCTCGCCGCAGAACCGCGCATTCTCGACGAACCGGCTCCGCTGGTCGCCGTCGATCAGTTAGCCGACAACGGCGTCAATCTGATTGTCCGCCCCTGGGTGAAAACAGCAGAGTATTGGGATGTCCGCTGGTCCCTCACCGAAGAAATCAAAAACGGCTTCGACGACCGCGGCTTCACCATTCCCTATCCAACACGGGATATTAACATCGTGAAACAACCTGCGTGA